The sequence GGGAAGCTTTCCTTCCAGAGCAAACTTGCGGAACATCTGGCGGCAGAGTCCGAACTTTTCATAGACACCTCTTCCGCGACCCGTAAGAACACAGCGATTTTTCACCCTTGTCGCTGAACTGTCTCTCGGCAGTTTGCGCAGCGCCTCGTAATCTCCAGCCTTCAGCAACTCTTCACGCTTCGCGGCATACTTCTCTACAAGCTTTTTTCTTTTCTCGTTCCGTGCAATAATGCTTTTCTTCGCCATCTCTGGATTCCTGATAGGTTAATTGTTCTTCTTTTTGAACGGCATACCAAGCTCGGCAAGCAGTACATAAGCCTCTTCGTCGGTTGCTGCTGATGTCACAAACGATATATCCATACCTGAGATTCTCGGAACTTTATCGATATCGATTTCAGGAAAGATAATCTGTTCGCGAATACCCGTGGTATAGTTGCCACGACCGT comes from Chlorobium limicola DSM 245 and encodes:
- the rpsN gene encoding 30S ribosomal protein S14; the encoded protein is MAKKSIIARNEKRKKLVEKYAAKREELLKAGDYEALRKLPRDSSATRVKNRCVLTGRGRGVYEKFGLCRQMFRKFALEGKLPGVKKASW